In Strigops habroptila isolate Jane chromosome 16, bStrHab1.2.pri, whole genome shotgun sequence, a genomic segment contains:
- the LOC115617432 gene encoding protein DDI1 homolog 2 isoform X3, translating into MLLTVFCLRRDRSELTFSLQVDADFELQNFRLLCELESGIPAAESQIVYAERPLTDNNRSLASYGLKDGDVVILRQKEAVEPRPSIRFPGLPRIDFSSIAVPGTSTQQQQPPAQRLRPSPPDAPSFPQGLDNPVLLREMLLANPHELSLLKERNPPLAEALLSGDLEKFTRVLLEQQQDRARREQERIRLYSADPFDLEAQAKIEEDIRQQNIEENMTIAMEEAPESFGQVVMLYINCKVNGHPVKAFVDSGAQMTIMSQACAERCNIMRLVDRRWAGIAKGVGTQKIIGRVHLAQVQIEGDFLACSFSILEEQPMDMLLGLDMLKRHQCSIDLKKNVLVIGTTGSQTTFLPEGELPECARLAYGAGREDMRPEEIADQELAEAIQKSVEEAERQKP; encoded by the exons ATGCTGCTCACCGTGTTCTGCCTGCGCCGCGACCGCAGCGAGCTCACCTTCTCCCTGCAGGTGGACGCCGACTTCGAGCTGCAGAACTTCCGCCTTCTCTGCGAGCTGGAGTCCGGCATCCCGGCGGCTGAGAGCCAG ATAGTCTATGCGGAGCGGCCGCTGACTGACAACAACAGATCTTTGGCCTCCTATGGCTTGAAAGACGGGGATGTGGTGATCCTGCGACAGAAAGAGGCCGTAGAGCCGCGGCCCTCCATCCGCTTCCCAG GTCTGCCGAGGATAGACTTCAGCAGCATCGCGGTTCCGGGCACGTCcacgcagcagcagcagccgccagCGCAGCGCCTGCGCCCGTCGCCTCCCGATGCCCCCTCGTTCCCTCAGGGGCTGGACAACCCGGTGCTGCTCAGGGAGATGCTGCTCGCCAACCCCCACGAGCTGTCGCTGCTGAAGGAGCGGAACCCGCCCTTGGCGGAGGCGCTGCTGAGCGGAGACCTCG AGAAATTCACCAGGGTgttgctggagcagcagcaggaccgAGCCCGGCGGGAACAGGAGAGGATCCGGCTCTATTCAGCTGACCCTTTTGATCTTGAGGCACAGGCCAAGATAGAAGAAGACATAAG GCAACAAAACATTGAAGAAAATATGACGATAGCAATGGAAGAGGCCCCTGAGAGCTTTGGGCAGGTGGTGATGCTGTACATTAACTGCAAAGTCAATGGACATCCAGTGAAAGCCTTTGTTGACTCAG GTGCCCAGATGACCATCATGAGCCAAGCTTGTGCTGAAAGGTGCAACATCATGAGGCTGGTAGATCGGCGATGGGCTGGCATTGCTAAAGGTGTAGGGACACAGAAAATCATCGGCAGAGTGCACTTAG CTCAGGTCCAGATTGAAGGGGATTTCCTGGCGTGCTCCTTCTCAATCCTTGAAGAGCAGCCCATGGACATGCTTTTAGGACTGGATATGCTTAAAAGGCATCAG TGCTCCATTGATCTCAAGAAGAATGTACTGGTGATTGGCACGACGGGCTCACAGACCACGTTCCTCCCAGAGGGCGAGCTCCCGGAGTGCGCCCGGCTGGCGTACGGGGCCGGGCGGGAGGACATGCGGCCGGAGGAGATCGCAGACCAGGAACTAGCAGAAGCAATACAGAAATCCGTAGAGGAAGCAG
- the LOC115617432 gene encoding protein DDI1 homolog 2 isoform X2, translating to MLLTVFCLRRDRSELTFSLQVDADFELQNFRLLCELESGIPAAESQIVYAERPLTDNNRSLASYGLKDGDVVILRQKEAVEPRPSIRFPGLPRIDFSSIAVPGTSTQQQQPPAQRLRPSPPDAPSFPQGLDNPVLLREMLLANPHELSLLKERNPPLAEALLSGDLEKFTRVLLEQQQDRARREQERIRLYSADPFDLEAQAKIEEDIRQQNIEENMTIAMEEAPESFGQVVMLYINCKVNGHPVKAFVDSGAQMTIMSQACAERCNIMRLVDRRWAGIAKGVGTQKIIGRVHLAQVQIEGDFLACSFSILEEQPMDMLLGLDMLKRHQCSIDLKKNVLVIGTTGSQTTFLPEGELPECARLAYGAGREDMRPEEIADQELAEAIQKSVEEAAAARWYQEVQANEQEGGAGEDVMQHQGSSALYKACVLL from the exons ATGCTGCTCACCGTGTTCTGCCTGCGCCGCGACCGCAGCGAGCTCACCTTCTCCCTGCAGGTGGACGCCGACTTCGAGCTGCAGAACTTCCGCCTTCTCTGCGAGCTGGAGTCCGGCATCCCGGCGGCTGAGAGCCAG ATAGTCTATGCGGAGCGGCCGCTGACTGACAACAACAGATCTTTGGCCTCCTATGGCTTGAAAGACGGGGATGTGGTGATCCTGCGACAGAAAGAGGCCGTAGAGCCGCGGCCCTCCATCCGCTTCCCAG GTCTGCCGAGGATAGACTTCAGCAGCATCGCGGTTCCGGGCACGTCcacgcagcagcagcagccgccagCGCAGCGCCTGCGCCCGTCGCCTCCCGATGCCCCCTCGTTCCCTCAGGGGCTGGACAACCCGGTGCTGCTCAGGGAGATGCTGCTCGCCAACCCCCACGAGCTGTCGCTGCTGAAGGAGCGGAACCCGCCCTTGGCGGAGGCGCTGCTGAGCGGAGACCTCG AGAAATTCACCAGGGTgttgctggagcagcagcaggaccgAGCCCGGCGGGAACAGGAGAGGATCCGGCTCTATTCAGCTGACCCTTTTGATCTTGAGGCACAGGCCAAGATAGAAGAAGACATAAG GCAACAAAACATTGAAGAAAATATGACGATAGCAATGGAAGAGGCCCCTGAGAGCTTTGGGCAGGTGGTGATGCTGTACATTAACTGCAAAGTCAATGGACATCCAGTGAAAGCCTTTGTTGACTCAG GTGCCCAGATGACCATCATGAGCCAAGCTTGTGCTGAAAGGTGCAACATCATGAGGCTGGTAGATCGGCGATGGGCTGGCATTGCTAAAGGTGTAGGGACACAGAAAATCATCGGCAGAGTGCACTTAG CTCAGGTCCAGATTGAAGGGGATTTCCTGGCGTGCTCCTTCTCAATCCTTGAAGAGCAGCCCATGGACATGCTTTTAGGACTGGATATGCTTAAAAGGCATCAG TGCTCCATTGATCTCAAGAAGAATGTACTGGTGATTGGCACGACGGGCTCACAGACCACGTTCCTCCCAGAGGGCGAGCTCCCGGAGTGCGCCCGGCTGGCGTACGGGGCCGGGCGGGAGGACATGCGGCCGGAGGAGATCGCAGACCAGGAACTAGCAGAAGCAATACAGAAATCCGTAGAGGAAGCAG
- the DDOST gene encoding dolichyl-diphosphooligosaccharide--protein glycosyltransferase 48 kDa subunit, whose translation MAAAALGLWWLLAAAAAAAAGAEGGPRTLVLLENSNLRDTHSLFFRSLADRGFDLTFRTADDAGLSLIKYGEFLYDNLIIFSPSIEDFGGNINVETITAFIDGGGSVLVAASSDIGDPLRELGSECGIEFDEERTAVIDHHNYDISDPGQHTLIVADTENLLKAPTIVGRAALNPILFRGVGMVADPDNPLVLDILTGSSTSYSFFPDKPITQYPHAVGKNTLLIAGLQARNNARVVFSGSLDFFSDAFFNSAVQKATPGSKRYSQTGNYELAIALSRWVFKEEGVLRVGAVSHHRVGELTPPSAYTVTDLVEYSIVIEKLSDGKWVPFDGDDIQLEFVRIDPFVRTFLKRNGGKYSVRFKLPDVYGVFQFKVDYNRLGYTHLYSSTQVSVRPLQHTQYERFIPSAYPYYAGAFSMMVGLFMFSIVFLHMKEKEKSD comes from the exons ATGGCGGCGGCCGCGCTGGGTCTGTGGTGGCtcctggcggcggcggcggcggcggcggccggcgcTGAGGGGGGACCCCGcaccctggtgctgctggagaacaGCAACCTCCGCGACACGCACTCGCTCTTCTTCCGCAGCCTCGCGG ACAGGGGCTTCGATCTCACCTTCCGCACGGCGGATGATGCTGGCCTGTCCCTGATAAAATATGGAGAGTTTCTGTACGACAACTTGATCATCTTCTCGCCCTCCATAGAAG ATTTTGGTGGAAACATCAACGTGGAGACAATCACGGCCTTCATTGATGGCGGTGGCAGCGTCCTTGTCGCCGCCAGCTCGGACATTG GTGACCCGCTGCGAGAGCTGGGCAGCGAGTGTGGGATCGAGTTTGATGAGGAGAGGACAGCTGTCATCGACCATCACAACTATGATATATCCGACCCAGGCCAG CACACACTCATAGTTGCGGACACTGAAAACCTCCTGAAGGCCCCCACCATCGTGGGGAGAGCAGCACTGAACCCCATCCTGTTCCGAGGAGTTGG GATGGTGGCTGATCCTGACAACCCACTGGTACTGGATATCCTGACCGGCTCTTCCACCTCTTACTCCTTCTTCCCAGATAAACCCATTACTCAG TACCCACACGCGGTGGGGAAGAACACGCTCCTGATCGCCGGACTCCAGGCCCGGAACAACGCCCGTGTGGTATTCAGTGGATCCTTGGATTTCTTTAGTGATGCCTTCTTCAATTCTGCTGTGCAGAAAGCGACTCCTGGCTCCAAGAG GTACTCACAGACGGGTAATTACGAGCTGGCCATTGCCCTGTCCCGCTGGGTGTTCAAGGAAGAGGGAGTGCTGCGCGTCGGAGCCGTGTCCCACCATCGCGTGGGGGAACTCACACCTCCCAGTGCCTACACCGTCACCGACCTCGTG GAGTACAGCATTGTCATCGAGAAGCTTTCTGATGGCAAGTGGGTCCCCTTCGATGGAGATGACATTCAGCTGGAGTTTGTCCGCATCGATCCCTTTGTGCGGACCTTCCTGAAGAGGAATG GTGGCAAGTACAGCGTGCGCTTCAAGCTGCCGGACGTCTACGGCGTGTTTCAGTTCAAGGTGGATTATAACCGCCTGGGTTACACCCACCTCTACTCCTCCACCCAG gTGTCCGTGCGTCCCCTCCAGCACACGCAGTACGAGCGGTTCATCCCCTCGGCGTACCCGTACTACGCCGGTGCCTTCTCCATGATGGTCGGTCTCTTCATGTTCAGCATTGTCTTCCTGCAcatgaaggagaaggagaaatcCGACTGA